From Apium graveolens cultivar Ventura chromosome 9, ASM990537v1, whole genome shotgun sequence, the proteins below share one genomic window:
- the LOC141686950 gene encoding uncharacterized protein LOC141686950 translates to MGDFTIQISSNLVKQLADDGVKLKKKTRKTKPKVPREQSPAKEQQKHNVDDSDALKSANAVGWPVQPPLFMPITAPQLPVQKEIDAIRSVLQDSEKVLERLQKHEEDMVRQVTQKAKDLHEKEFKIPEKKPMPCLVQKDACLECYKENVKDPLKCASLVRQFADCARTARQQVISTEK, encoded by the coding sequence ATGGGTGACTTCACAATTCAGATTAGCAGCAACTTAGTTAAGCAGCTCGCAGATGATGGTGTGAAGTTAAAGAAGAAAACAAGGAAAACCAAACCAAAGGTACCGCGAGAACAATCCCCTGCTAAAGAACAACAGAAGCATAATGTAGATGATTCTGATGCACTAAAAAGTGCCAATGCTGTGGGGTGGCCAGTCCAACCACCACTGTTCATGCCAATTACTGCTCCTCAACTACCTGTGCAAAAGGAGATAGATGCAATAAGGTCTGTGCTCCAAGATAGCGAAAAGGTCCTGGAAAGATTGCAAAAGCACGAAGAGGACATGGTGAGACAAGTAACACAGAAAGCCAAGGATCTACATGAGAAAGAGTTCAAGATTCCTGAGAAGAAACCTATGCCCTGCTTGGTTCAGAAAGATGCTTGCTTGGAGTGCTACAAGGAAAATGTCAAGGATCCTCTAAAATGTGCCAGTTTGGTAAGGCAATTTGCAGATTGTGCTCGAACAGCTAGGCAGCAAGTGATCTCTACAGAAAAGTAG